A single region of the Streptomyces sp. NBC_00236 genome encodes:
- a CDS encoding RDD family protein, producing MSAPTPAPGDDRPREGYYPDPSIPGYVRYWNGASWVPGTSRPAPQQGEPMPAAPAGEEAAPHTPAPGPAAVDETGPVFFDEEPYEGNRPEPATAWQADASRQTGFGGERDRRVSWGGQPEPQEGTAEADPRTPAAGSPEAAPADRAPADPRSPAPADPTGGALPGMRDGGGQAPEHTVAIRVGRPGRPATSGDTPEPPSDGTVTMRALGSGGRTPGPRDAQQPPADGTMTIRAVGPGTAPAAPQPVPQPSTPAVQPPAPTPRPAQSAPAPAELNSPLTPGPGGGSTSWAQQVHQLARPEPAPRPQPQAPAQQQRPAFPQQSQQAPRPDQPVVPWKPPVDDHFQQLAAARTAARPAALGKRFAARLIDTVVLGALVGAVAVPLVSRAADHVNEKIDAAKLSGETVTVWLVDSTTASLAGAVLGVFLVLGILLEALPTAKWGRTLGKKLCGLDVRDIESHDAPGFGAALRRWLVYGVLGLLVIGVVNVLWCLVDRPWRQCWHDKAARTFVAG from the coding sequence ATGAGCGCCCCAACCCCGGCACCCGGTGACGACCGACCCCGCGAGGGGTACTACCCCGACCCGTCCATTCCCGGATACGTCCGGTACTGGAACGGCGCCTCCTGGGTGCCCGGCACCAGCCGGCCCGCCCCTCAGCAGGGCGAACCCATGCCCGCCGCACCCGCCGGGGAGGAGGCCGCGCCGCACACCCCCGCCCCCGGACCCGCCGCGGTGGACGAGACCGGCCCGGTCTTCTTCGACGAGGAACCGTACGAGGGGAACCGCCCCGAACCCGCCACCGCCTGGCAGGCCGACGCCTCCCGGCAGACCGGCTTCGGCGGCGAGCGCGACCGACGGGTCTCCTGGGGCGGACAGCCCGAACCGCAGGAAGGCACGGCCGAAGCCGATCCGCGGACGCCCGCGGCCGGTTCCCCCGAGGCCGCTCCCGCGGACCGGGCCCCCGCCGACCCCCGCAGCCCCGCGCCCGCGGACCCCACCGGCGGCGCGCTGCCCGGCATGCGCGACGGCGGCGGCCAGGCCCCCGAGCACACGGTCGCCATCCGGGTCGGCCGCCCGGGTCGCCCCGCCACGAGCGGCGACACGCCGGAACCGCCCTCCGACGGCACCGTCACGATGCGCGCCCTGGGATCCGGTGGCAGGACGCCCGGCCCGCGCGACGCACAGCAGCCTCCCGCCGACGGCACGATGACGATCCGGGCGGTCGGCCCCGGCACCGCACCCGCCGCCCCGCAGCCCGTCCCTCAGCCCTCCACACCCGCCGTACAGCCCCCCGCGCCCACCCCGCGGCCCGCCCAGTCCGCCCCGGCCCCCGCGGAGCTCAACAGCCCGCTCACGCCAGGCCCCGGCGGCGGCTCCACCTCCTGGGCGCAGCAGGTCCACCAACTGGCCAGGCCCGAACCAGCCCCCCGGCCGCAGCCGCAGGCGCCCGCACAGCAGCAACGGCCCGCGTTCCCGCAGCAGTCCCAGCAGGCGCCGCGGCCCGATCAGCCCGTCGTGCCCTGGAAGCCCCCGGTGGACGACCACTTCCAGCAGCTCGCCGCGGCCCGGACAGCGGCCCGACCGGCGGCGCTCGGCAAGCGGTTCGCCGCCCGGCTCATCGACACGGTGGTGCTCGGCGCCCTCGTCGGCGCCGTCGCCGTACCGCTCGTGTCCCGCGCCGCGGACCACGTCAACGAGAAGATCGACGCGGCCAAGCTGTCGGGCGAGACGGTCACGGTCTGGCTGGTGGACTCCACCACGGCCTCCCTGGCCGGCGCGGTCCTCGGCGTCTTCCTGGTGCTGGGCATCCTCCTGGAGGCGCTGCCGACCGCGAAGTGGGGCCGTACGCTCGGCAAGAAGCTCTGCGGTCTCGACGTACGCGACATCGAGTCCCACGACGCGCCCGGCTTCGGTGCCGCCCTGCGCCGCTGGCTGGTCTACGGGGTGCTGGGTCTTCTGGTGATCGGCGTGGTCAACGTGCTCTGGTGCCTGGTCGACCGGCCGTGGCGCCAGTGCTGGCACGACAAGGCGGCCCGCACCTTCGTCGCGGGCTGA
- a CDS encoding SsgA family sporulation/cell division regulator, giving the protein MNTVVERELELKLVLSPERSIPVPARLTYRTEDPYAVHITFHIGSDAPVHWTFARDLLVEGVFRPCGHGDVRIWPTKVEGRSVICVALTSPDGNALLEVPSAAVATWVERTLYAVAPGTESERLGIDEALAELLAPLPADDLWMSDPWPSDESQDGES; this is encoded by the coding sequence ATGAACACCGTCGTGGAACGAGAGCTGGAGCTCAAGCTCGTCCTGTCGCCCGAGCGCAGCATCCCCGTGCCCGCCCGGCTGACGTATCGCACCGAGGACCCCTACGCCGTGCACATCACCTTCCACATCGGCTCCGACGCCCCCGTGCACTGGACCTTCGCCCGCGATCTGCTGGTCGAGGGGGTGTTCCGGCCGTGCGGGCACGGGGACGTGCGGATCTGGCCCACCAAGGTCGAGGGGCGCAGCGTCATCTGCGTGGCGCTGACCTCGCCGGACGGCAACGCCCTGCTGGAGGTGCCGTCCGCCGCGGTGGCCACCTGGGTGGAGCGGACGCTGTACGCCGTCGCGCCGGGTACGGAGTCCGAGCGGCTCGGCATCGACGAGGCGCTGGCCGAGCTGCTCGCGCCGCTGCCGGCCGACGACCTGTGGATGAGCGACCCGTGGCCGTCGGACGAGTCGCAGGACGGGGAGAGTTGA
- a CDS encoding FAD-binding oxidoreductase yields MDDLLELLRAGLPAEALITDPDITASYANDMASFCEAGTPAVVTLPRTVEQVQHIMRTATALRVPVVPQGARTGLSGAANASDGCIVLSLVKMDRILEISPVDRIAVVEPGVINAVLSRAVNEHGLYYPPDPSSWEMCTIGGNIGTASGGLCCVKYGVTAEYVLGLDIVLADGRLLTTGRRTAKGVAGYDLTRLFVGSEGSLGIVVKAVLALKPQPPQQLVLAAEFPSAASACDAVCRIMERGHTPSLLELMDRTTVQAVNKMANMGLPESTEALLLAAFDTPDPSADLAAVAELCTAAGATEVVPAENAAESEMLLQARRMSLTALETVKSATMIDDVCVPRSQLGAMLEGTAAVAEKYDLTIGVCAHAGDGNTHPVVCFDHTDADESRRARESFDEIMALGLELGGTITGEHGVGVLKKEWLARELGEVSVELHRGIKQAFDPLGLLNPGKVF; encoded by the coding sequence ATGGACGATCTTCTCGAACTACTGCGTGCGGGTCTGCCGGCCGAGGCACTGATCACCGATCCGGACATCACCGCCTCCTACGCCAACGACATGGCGAGCTTCTGCGAAGCGGGCACACCCGCCGTCGTCACGCTGCCCCGTACCGTCGAGCAGGTCCAGCACATCATGCGCACGGCCACCGCGCTGCGCGTCCCGGTCGTCCCCCAGGGCGCCCGCACGGGCCTGTCCGGCGCGGCCAACGCCTCGGACGGCTGCATCGTGCTCTCCCTGGTGAAGATGGACCGGATCCTGGAGATCAGCCCCGTCGACCGCATCGCCGTGGTGGAGCCGGGCGTCATCAACGCCGTCCTGTCCCGCGCGGTCAACGAGCACGGGCTGTACTACCCGCCGGACCCCTCCAGCTGGGAGATGTGCACCATCGGCGGCAACATCGGCACCGCCTCCGGCGGCCTGTGCTGCGTGAAGTACGGGGTCACCGCCGAATACGTCCTGGGCCTCGACATCGTCCTCGCCGACGGACGCCTGCTCACCACTGGCCGCCGCACCGCCAAGGGCGTCGCCGGATACGACCTCACCCGGCTCTTCGTCGGCTCCGAGGGCAGCCTCGGCATCGTCGTCAAGGCCGTGCTCGCGCTCAAACCGCAACCGCCCCAGCAGCTCGTCCTGGCCGCCGAGTTCCCCAGCGCGGCGAGCGCCTGCGACGCCGTCTGCCGCATCATGGAACGCGGCCACACCCCGTCACTCCTCGAACTGATGGACCGTACAACAGTCCAGGCGGTCAACAAGATGGCGAACATGGGCCTCCCCGAGTCCACCGAGGCCCTCCTGCTCGCCGCCTTCGACACCCCGGACCCCTCCGCCGACCTCGCCGCCGTCGCCGAGCTGTGCACCGCCGCCGGAGCCACCGAGGTCGTCCCCGCCGAGAACGCCGCCGAGTCCGAAATGCTGCTCCAGGCCCGGCGCATGTCGCTCACCGCGCTGGAGACCGTCAAGTCGGCGACCATGATCGACGACGTGTGCGTACCCCGCTCACAGCTCGGCGCCATGCTCGAAGGCACGGCCGCCGTCGCCGAGAAGTACGACCTCACCATCGGCGTCTGCGCGCACGCCGGCGACGGCAACACCCACCCCGTCGTCTGCTTCGACCACACCGACGCCGACGAGTCCCGGCGGGCCCGCGAGTCCTTCGACGAGATCATGGCCCTCGGCCTCGAACTCGGCGGCACGATCACCGGCGAACACGGCGTGGGCGTCCTCAAGAAGGAGTGGCTCGCCCGGGAACTCGGCGAGGTGAGCGTGGAACTGCACCGAGGCATCAAGCAGGCCTTCGACCCCCTGGGCCTCCTCAACCCGGGCAAGGTCTTCTGA
- a CDS encoding tetratricopeptide repeat protein translates to MDVTPQQTPTAHGPDHDLDSPATAPYAPPPDPVSLAEPPPASLRTTLRRAAFGVVAGAVLVTGAVVAVPDDDDGAAPLPGPVSRAMSATAAGSPASLSDLTALIGDRQKWVGTHPSDARSWAVLGSAYVEWGRRASDAAYYTRAEQALKRSLNVQPGERGNEAAWVGLASLANARHDYTSAKKWGETVRARQPKQWAVYPELIDAYNGLGDYKSATKAVEKYATLRSGVPSLGLTAEMYRDRGWREDALATAQDAANRARTPAEKAACLSRLGELAWERGEPEEAVAQYGAALRTDPAHHASLAGRARALAALGRTDEAQRDYQAALKKSPRPAYLLELGELYESLGLDGDSVNQYTKLRAALAGSKARGVDESLLLGRFEAAHGDAAAAVELLRAEWDRGHHSAAVADALGWALHRSGDPDAALEYAEQAVDSGGQNASYAYHLGMVQRALRDFGPARRHLEEALRTNPQFSPLDAPLAQEALDTLGLPPAGGPQDMQPTAPPAPEPSREPSPATDPEPAPVAPEAPAGEAAQAPGEAPAPAAGPPGKKAGPAESKAAAARTPAKPSAPQSPAGR, encoded by the coding sequence ATGGACGTCACGCCACAGCAGACCCCGACGGCCCACGGGCCGGACCACGACCTCGACTCTCCCGCCACCGCGCCCTACGCTCCCCCGCCGGACCCCGTGTCCCTGGCCGAGCCGCCGCCCGCCTCCTTGCGCACGACGCTGCGCAGGGCCGCGTTCGGTGTGGTGGCGGGGGCGGTGCTGGTGACGGGTGCGGTGGTCGCGGTGCCCGACGACGACGATGGCGCGGCGCCGCTGCCGGGCCCGGTGTCGCGGGCGATGAGCGCGACGGCCGCGGGCTCCCCCGCCTCGCTCTCCGATCTGACGGCGCTCATCGGGGACCGGCAGAAGTGGGTCGGCACGCATCCCTCGGACGCGCGGTCGTGGGCGGTGCTCGGTTCGGCGTACGTGGAGTGGGGGCGGCGGGCCTCGGACGCGGCGTACTACACCCGGGCCGAGCAGGCGCTGAAGCGGTCCCTGAACGTGCAGCCGGGTGAGCGGGGCAACGAGGCGGCCTGGGTGGGCCTCGCCTCGCTCGCCAACGCCCGGCACGACTACACCTCGGCGAAGAAGTGGGGCGAGACCGTACGGGCTCGGCAGCCCAAGCAGTGGGCCGTGTACCCGGAGCTGATCGACGCGTACAACGGCCTCGGCGACTACAAGTCGGCGACGAAGGCGGTGGAGAAGTACGCGACGCTGCGGTCCGGTGTCCCGTCGCTGGGTCTGACGGCGGAGATGTACCGGGACCGGGGCTGGCGCGAGGACGCGCTGGCCACCGCCCAGGACGCCGCGAACCGGGCGAGGACTCCGGCGGAGAAGGCGGCCTGTCTGTCCCGGCTGGGCGAGCTGGCGTGGGAGCGGGGTGAGCCGGAGGAGGCGGTGGCCCAGTACGGGGCCGCGCTGCGCACCGATCCCGCCCATCACGCGTCCCTCGCCGGCCGGGCGCGGGCACTGGCGGCCCTGGGCCGCACGGACGAGGCGCAGCGCGACTACCAGGCCGCTCTGAAGAAGTCGCCGCGTCCGGCCTATCTGCTGGAGCTGGGCGAGCTGTACGAGTCGCTCGGTCTGGACGGCGACTCGGTCAACCAGTACACGAAGCTGCGGGCGGCCCTGGCCGGCAGCAAGGCGCGGGGCGTGGACGAATCGCTGCTCCTGGGCCGTTTCGAGGCCGCCCACGGGGACGCGGCCGCGGCGGTGGAGCTGCTGCGGGCGGAGTGGGACCGCGGCCACCACAGCGCGGCGGTGGCCGATGCGCTGGGCTGGGCGCTGCACCGCTCGGGCGATCCGGACGCGGCGCTGGAGTACGCGGAGCAGGCGGTCGACTCCGGCGGTCAGAACGCGTCGTACGCGTATCACCTGGGCATGGTCCAGCGGGCGTTGCGGGACTTCGGTCCGGCCCGCCGCCATCTGGAGGAGGCGCTGCGCACCAACCCGCAGTTCTCGCCGCTGGACGCGCCCCTGGCGCAGGAGGCGCTGGACACGCTGGGACTGCCCCCGGCGGGAGGTCCGCAGGACATGCAGCCGACCGCGCCGCCTGCGCCCGAGCCGTCGCGGGAGCCGTCACCGGCCACGGATCCGGAGCCCGCTCCGGTGGCGCCCGAGGCGCCGGCCGGGGAGGCCGCGCAGGCTCCGGGCGAGGCGCCGGCCCCGGCGGCCGGTCCGCCGGGGAAGAAGGCCGGGCCGGCGGAGTCGAAGGCCGCTGCCGCGCGGACCCCGGCGAAGCCGTCGGCCCCGCAGTCACCGGCGGGTCGCTGA
- a CDS encoding LppU/SCO3897 family protein, translated as MSVPTPPAAPQYPQFPQGQPTQGAVPAPPAAPPKKNTLKKILGVVVMIVVAVVVKLGIGYAFGDSPVRAEVGDCVQVTGAENSPEVETKGCEDADANYKVVKVIENTFDINSCTVGEAALAQEWDADKFVLCLNPVKK; from the coding sequence ATGAGCGTTCCGACGCCCCCCGCCGCCCCGCAGTACCCGCAGTTCCCGCAGGGGCAGCCCACGCAGGGGGCCGTGCCCGCGCCGCCCGCCGCGCCCCCGAAGAAGAACACGCTGAAGAAGATTCTCGGCGTCGTCGTCATGATCGTCGTCGCGGTGGTGGTGAAGCTCGGCATCGGTTACGCCTTCGGCGACTCACCGGTGCGCGCCGAGGTCGGCGACTGCGTCCAGGTCACCGGTGCCGAGAACAGCCCCGAGGTCGAGACCAAGGGCTGCGAGGACGCAGACGCCAACTACAAGGTCGTCAAGGTCATCGAGAACACCTTCGACATCAACTCCTGCACGGTCGGCGAGGCCGCGCTCGCGCAGGAGTGGGACGCCGACAAGTTCGTCCTCTGCCTGAACCCCGTGAAGAAGTAG
- the hppD gene encoding 4-hydroxyphenylpyruvate dioxygenase translates to MTETMHSTPETARQADPFPVKGMDAVVFAVGNAKQAAHYYSTAFGMKLVAYSGPENGSRETASYVLTNGSARFVFTSVIKASTDHGRFLADHVAEHGDGVVDLAIEVPDARAAYAYAVEHGALGLAEPHEVKDEHGTVVLAAIATYGKTRHTLVERTGYEGPYLPGFAAADPIVEPPAKRTFQAVDHCVGNVELGRMNEWVGFYNKVMGFTNMKEFVGDDIATEYSALMSKVVADGTLKVKFPINEPAVAKKKSQIDEYLEFYGGAGVQHIALATNDIVASVKAMRAAGVQFLDTPDSYYDTLGEWAGETRVPVETLRELKILVDRDEDGYLLQIFTKPVQDRPTVFFEMIERHGSMGFGKGNFKALFEAIEREQEKRGNL, encoded by the coding sequence ATGACTGAGACGATGCACAGCACCCCCGAGACAGCGCGGCAGGCCGATCCCTTCCCGGTCAAGGGAATGGACGCGGTCGTCTTCGCCGTCGGCAACGCCAAGCAGGCCGCGCACTACTACTCGACGGCCTTCGGCATGAAGCTGGTCGCCTACTCCGGACCGGAGAACGGCAGCCGCGAGACCGCCAGTTACGTCCTGACCAACGGCTCCGCCCGCTTCGTCTTCACCTCCGTCATCAAGGCGTCCACGGACCACGGCCGCTTCCTCGCCGACCATGTGGCCGAGCACGGCGACGGCGTCGTCGACCTGGCCATCGAGGTCCCCGACGCCCGCGCCGCGTACGCCTACGCGGTCGAGCACGGCGCCCTCGGCCTCGCCGAGCCGCACGAGGTGAAGGACGAGCACGGCACGGTCGTCCTGGCCGCCATCGCCACGTACGGCAAGACCCGCCACACCCTCGTCGAGCGCACCGGCTACGAAGGCCCCTACCTCCCGGGCTTCGCCGCCGCCGACCCGATCGTCGAGCCCCCGGCCAAGCGGACCTTCCAGGCCGTCGACCACTGCGTCGGCAACGTCGAGCTCGGCCGGATGAACGAGTGGGTCGGCTTCTACAACAAGGTCATGGGCTTCACCAACATGAAGGAGTTCGTGGGCGACGACATCGCCACCGAGTACTCCGCGCTCATGTCCAAGGTCGTCGCCGACGGCACGCTCAAGGTCAAGTTCCCGATCAACGAGCCGGCCGTGGCCAAGAAGAAGTCCCAGATCGACGAGTACCTGGAGTTCTACGGCGGCGCCGGCGTCCAGCACATCGCGCTCGCCACGAACGACATCGTCGCCTCCGTGAAGGCGATGCGTGCGGCCGGTGTCCAGTTCCTCGACACCCCGGACTCCTACTACGACACCCTCGGCGAGTGGGCGGGCGAGACCCGGGTGCCCGTGGAGACCCTGCGCGAGCTGAAGATCCTCGTCGACCGCGACGAGGACGGCTATCTGCTGCAGATCTTCACCAAGCCGGTCCAGGACCGGCCGACCGTCTTCTTCGAGATGATCGAGCGCCACGGCTCGATGGGCTTCGGCAAGGGCAACTTCAAGGCCCTGTTCGAGGCGATCGAGCGCGAGCAGGAGAAGCGCGGCAACCTCTGA
- a CDS encoding Lrp/AsnC family transcriptional regulator, with translation MAIDHLDGRLIVLLAREPRIGVLEASRRLGVARGTVQARLDRLQSNGVIRGFGPDVDPAALGYPVTAFATLEIKQGQGADVRAHLGGVPEVLELHTTTGHGDMFCRLVARSNADLQRVIDRVVGFDGIVRASTAIVMENPVPLRIIPLVEQAAQDTD, from the coding sequence GTGGCAATCGATCATCTGGACGGGCGGCTGATCGTGCTGCTGGCCCGCGAACCCCGGATAGGCGTCCTGGAGGCGTCGCGCCGGCTCGGCGTGGCGCGCGGCACGGTGCAGGCCCGGCTGGACCGCCTTCAGTCGAATGGCGTCATCCGCGGCTTCGGCCCGGACGTCGACCCGGCGGCGCTCGGCTATCCGGTGACCGCGTTCGCGACGCTGGAGATCAAACAGGGCCAAGGCGCCGATGTACGGGCCCACTTGGGTGGCGTACCGGAGGTTCTGGAGCTGCACACCACCACCGGGCACGGCGACATGTTCTGCCGTCTCGTGGCCCGTTCCAACGCCGACCTTCAGCGGGTGATCGACCGGGTTGTCGGATTTGATGGCATTGTCCGGGCCTCCACGGCCATCGTCATGGAGAACCCCGTGCCCCTGCGCATCATCCCGCTCGTCGAACAGGCGGCGCAGGACACCGACTGA
- a CDS encoding ABC transporter permease — MSFWEYLGNRHQQLLTDAFQHASAVFQCMVIATVLGVLIGVVSYRSGWGSSVAITSTATVLTIPSLAAIGLLIPLVGLGVAPTVITLTLYGLLPIVRNAIVGLRGVDPSLVDAAKGIGMSRITRLRKVELPLAWPPILTGIRVSTQMLMGIAAIAAYASGPGLGNEIFRGIASLGSANAINSVLAGTLGIVILALLFDAAYVLLGRLTIPRGIRV, encoded by the coding sequence GTGAGCTTCTGGGAGTACCTCGGAAATCGGCACCAGCAGTTGCTCACCGACGCGTTCCAGCACGCCAGCGCCGTCTTCCAGTGCATGGTCATCGCCACCGTCCTCGGCGTCCTGATCGGAGTGGTCAGCTATCGCAGCGGCTGGGGCTCCTCGGTGGCGATCACCTCGACGGCGACCGTCCTGACCATTCCGTCCCTCGCCGCGATCGGTCTGCTGATCCCGCTGGTCGGACTCGGGGTGGCGCCGACGGTGATCACCCTGACGCTGTACGGGCTGCTGCCCATCGTCCGTAACGCCATCGTCGGCCTGCGCGGCGTCGATCCTTCGCTCGTGGACGCGGCGAAGGGCATCGGGATGTCGCGGATCACCCGGCTCCGCAAGGTGGAACTGCCGCTGGCCTGGCCGCCGATCCTCACCGGCATCCGGGTCTCCACCCAGATGCTGATGGGGATCGCCGCCATCGCCGCGTACGCCTCCGGGCCCGGCCTCGGCAACGAGATCTTCCGCGGAATCGCCTCGCTGGGCAGTGCCAACGCCATCAACTCGGTGCTCGCGGGCACGCTCGGCATCGTCATCCTCGCCCTGCTCTTCGACGCCGCGTACGTGCTGCTGGGGCGGCTCACCATCCCGAGGGGGATCCGTGTCTGA
- a CDS encoding ABC transporter ATP-binding protein → MSETVEATEPEPAVNATSGATIQLEDLSKIYPGNPSPAVDNVSMDIKAGETVIFVGPSGCGKSTTLKMINRLIEPTSGRIRIGDEDVTDIDPVKLRRKIGYAIQSSGLFPHMTVAENIALVPKMVGWSKSKVKDRVEEMLDLVGLDPREFHGRYPRALSGGQQQRVGVARALAADPPVLLMDEPFGAVDPITRDHLQDELIRLQHELHKTIVFVTHDFDEAIKLGDRIAVLREHSHIAQFDTPEAILTNPTDDFVSGFVGAGAALKRLNLTRVRDVEIAEFPTVTVDDPLQSIFNKLRSGPHNELLMLDRRNRPYKWLRRGDLMRARGSLARAGQLVHDTVTRDATLHDALEAVLIDSGGRVAVTGRRGEFIGVVDMHTLMNSVHELLEADRLTAIEHQHDLEELRTHQTVQELEGGAGA, encoded by the coding sequence GTGTCTGAGACCGTCGAGGCGACCGAACCGGAGCCGGCCGTCAACGCCACCTCCGGCGCGACCATCCAGCTGGAGGACCTGAGCAAGATCTATCCGGGCAACCCCAGCCCGGCCGTGGACAACGTGTCGATGGACATCAAGGCCGGCGAGACCGTCATCTTCGTGGGCCCGTCCGGCTGCGGGAAGTCGACCACGCTGAAGATGATCAACCGGCTGATCGAGCCGACCTCCGGCCGGATCAGGATCGGCGACGAGGACGTCACCGACATCGACCCGGTGAAGCTGCGCCGGAAGATCGGGTACGCGATCCAGTCGTCCGGGCTCTTCCCGCACATGACGGTCGCCGAGAACATCGCCCTCGTACCGAAGATGGTGGGCTGGTCGAAGTCGAAGGTGAAGGACCGGGTCGAGGAGATGCTCGACCTGGTCGGGCTCGACCCGCGCGAGTTCCACGGCCGCTATCCGCGCGCGCTCTCCGGTGGTCAGCAGCAACGCGTGGGCGTGGCACGGGCGCTGGCCGCCGATCCGCCGGTGCTGCTGATGGACGAACCGTTCGGCGCGGTGGACCCGATCACCCGCGACCACCTCCAGGACGAACTGATCCGGCTCCAGCACGAACTCCACAAGACGATCGTCTTCGTCACGCACGACTTCGACGAGGCGATCAAGCTGGGCGACCGGATCGCCGTACTGCGCGAGCACTCGCACATCGCGCAGTTCGACACCCCGGAGGCCATCCTCACCAACCCGACGGACGACTTCGTCTCCGGCTTCGTCGGCGCCGGTGCGGCACTGAAGCGGCTCAACCTCACCCGCGTACGGGACGTGGAGATCGCCGAGTTTCCGACGGTGACGGTCGACGACCCGCTCCAGTCCATCTTCAACAAACTGCGCAGCGGCCCGCACAACGAGCTGCTGATGCTGGACCGCAGGAACCGCCCGTACAAGTGGCTGCGGCGCGGCGACCTGATGCGGGCCCGAGGGTCGCTGGCGCGCGCCGGGCAGCTGGTGCACGACACGGTGACCAGGGACGCGACGCTGCACGACGCGCTGGAGGCGGTGCTGATCGACAGCGGCGGGCGGGTCGCGGTGACGGGGCGGCGCGGTGAGTTCATCGGCGTCGTCGACATGCACACCCTGATGAACTCCGTGCACGAGCTCCTGGAGGCCGACCGGCTGACCGCCATCGAGCACCAGCACGATCTGGAGGAGCTGCGCACCCATCAGACCGTCCAGGAGCTGGAGGGCGGTGCGGGCGCATGA
- a CDS encoding ABC transporter permease, protein MTPHSPTGPRSNGPAPASGRDRPPGEHDVKGLAFHDEEEEPSPPPARPPRRLTWRKLVIVPAALAVVLVITYVWITNVDLDSIAENSLAGDTVQLRWWQHVRLTAISTFWVLIIAIPLGIALTRRGLSKAAPLVTALANIGQATPAIGLLALLVIWLGIGPSTAITGMVIYAVLPVLSNTVAGLKAIEPTLVEASRGIGMSAMGTLRKVELPLAVPLILAGVRTALVLNVGTATLATFGGGGGLGDLITSGIQTQRMPVLVLGSVLTVVLALLVDWLASLVEVALTPRGLEVER, encoded by the coding sequence ATGACTCCTCACTCCCCGACCGGCCCCCGCTCCAACGGGCCGGCCCCCGCGTCCGGCCGGGACCGTCCGCCGGGCGAGCACGACGTCAAGGGCCTCGCCTTCCATGACGAGGAGGAGGAACCGTCCCCGCCACCGGCCCGACCGCCGCGCCGCCTCACCTGGCGCAAGCTGGTGATCGTCCCCGCCGCGCTCGCGGTGGTGCTGGTCATCACGTACGTGTGGATCACGAACGTGGACCTCGACTCGATCGCGGAGAACTCCCTGGCCGGTGACACGGTCCAGCTGCGCTGGTGGCAGCACGTCAGGCTCACGGCCATCTCGACGTTCTGGGTGCTGATCATCGCCATTCCGCTGGGCATCGCGCTGACCCGGCGCGGTCTGAGCAAGGCCGCACCGCTGGTCACCGCCCTCGCCAACATCGGGCAGGCGACACCCGCGATCGGTCTGCTGGCGCTGCTGGTGATCTGGCTGGGCATCGGCCCGTCGACCGCCATCACCGGCATGGTGATCTACGCGGTCCTGCCGGTGCTCTCCAACACGGTGGCCGGCCTGAAGGCGATCGAACCGACCCTGGTGGAGGCCTCGCGCGGCATCGGCATGTCGGCGATGGGAACGCTCAGGAAGGTCGAACTCCCGCTCGCCGTCCCGCTGATCCTGGCGGGCGTACGGACCGCGCTGGTGCTGAACGTGGGCACGGCGACCCTGGCCACGTTCGGCGGTGGCGGCGGGCTCGGTGACCTGATCACCTCCGGTATCCAGACCCAGCGCATGCCGGTGCTGGTGCTCGGCTCCGTGCTGACGGTGGTGCTGGCCCTGCTGGTGGACTGGCTGGCGTCCCTGGTCGAGGTGGCGCTGACGCCGCGCGGACTCGAGGTGGAGCGATGA